From one Anaeromyxobacter diazotrophicus genomic stretch:
- a CDS encoding ABC transporter ATP-binding protein codes for MIEVSHLTKRYRERLAVDDLSFTVAKGEVIGFLGPNGAGKSTTLRILTGFLPATSGTATVAGFDVFEHPLEVKRRIGYLPENPPVYLDLTPRACLELVAGLKALPRRAVKGEIERVAHLAGIEDVLDRVAGNLSKGYRQRVGLAQALVGDPEVLVLDEPTVGLDPLQIREVRELVKGLAERHTVILSTHILPEVAMTCQKVLVLNAGRLVDFDTLDGLIAKHLPGRQVTLDDIAFLEEIYGKLVSPSGAAPVAAAAR; via the coding sequence ATGATCGAGGTCTCGCATCTCACGAAGCGCTACCGCGAGCGCCTGGCGGTGGACGACCTGTCCTTCACGGTCGCGAAGGGCGAGGTGATCGGCTTCCTCGGTCCGAACGGCGCCGGCAAGTCCACCACCCTGCGCATCCTCACCGGCTTCCTGCCCGCCACGAGCGGCACCGCCACCGTGGCCGGCTTCGACGTGTTCGAGCACCCGCTCGAGGTGAAGCGGCGCATCGGCTACCTGCCCGAGAACCCGCCCGTCTACCTCGACCTCACCCCGCGCGCCTGCCTGGAGCTCGTGGCGGGCCTGAAGGCGCTGCCGCGCCGCGCGGTGAAGGGCGAGATCGAGCGGGTGGCGCACCTGGCCGGCATCGAGGACGTGCTCGACCGCGTGGCGGGGAACCTGTCGAAGGGGTACCGCCAGCGGGTCGGGCTGGCGCAGGCGCTGGTGGGCGATCCGGAGGTCCTCGTCCTCGACGAGCCCACCGTCGGCCTCGACCCGCTCCAGATCCGGGAGGTGCGCGAGCTGGTGAAGGGGCTCGCCGAGCGGCATACGGTCATCCTCTCCACCCACATCCTCCCGGAGGTGGCGATGACCTGCCAGAAGGTGCTGGTGCTGAACGCCGGGCGCCTGGTCGACTTCGACACGCTCGACGGACTCATCGCGAAGCACCTCCCCGGCCGCCAGGTCACGCTCGACGACATCGCCTTCCTGGAGGAGATCTACGGGAAGCTCGTCTCGCCGTCCGGCGCCGCCCCGGTGGCCGCCGCCGCCCGGTAG
- a CDS encoding ABC transporter permease, giving the protein MRSTLALAKKELQVYFTTPIAYAAFMVMAFFAAQFFTGALDAYRTFVVRVSGSEAQGVLEHLNLTDVVVSRLFASVGVFIVISAPFLSMRLLAEEKRGRTFELLMTSPVRPLQIVAGKYLAALVVMAVSVGIVALFPALLSLFAKGAQGGPAVEWQTVGTGLLGLLLLGAMCMAVGLFVSALTESVIVAALVSLIVLLGLWVVTLFTVGTEGPLRDLASGMSASEHLMPFLQGRIELKDVVYYLSFVALGLWLTDRAVEGHRWA; this is encoded by the coding sequence ATGCGCAGCACGCTCGCCCTCGCGAAGAAGGAGCTCCAGGTCTACTTCACGACCCCCATCGCCTACGCCGCGTTCATGGTGATGGCCTTCTTCGCCGCCCAGTTCTTCACCGGCGCGCTCGACGCCTACCGCACCTTCGTCGTCCGCGTGTCGGGCTCCGAGGCGCAGGGCGTGCTCGAGCACCTCAACCTCACCGACGTGGTGGTGTCGCGGCTGTTCGCCTCGGTGGGCGTCTTCATCGTCATCTCCGCCCCCTTCCTCTCCATGCGCCTCCTCGCGGAGGAGAAGCGCGGGCGCACCTTCGAGCTGCTCATGACCTCGCCGGTACGCCCGCTCCAGATCGTGGCCGGCAAGTACCTGGCGGCGCTGGTCGTGATGGCGGTGTCGGTGGGGATCGTGGCGCTCTTCCCCGCCCTGCTGTCGCTCTTCGCCAAGGGGGCGCAGGGCGGCCCCGCGGTCGAGTGGCAGACGGTGGGCACCGGGCTCCTCGGCCTGCTCCTGCTCGGCGCGATGTGCATGGCGGTGGGGCTGTTCGTCTCGGCGCTCACCGAGTCGGTCATCGTGGCGGCGCTCGTGTCGCTCATCGTCCTGCTGGGGCTGTGGGTGGTGACGCTCTTCACGGTCGGCACGGAGGGGCCGCTGCGCGACCTCGCCTCCGGGATGAGCGCCTCCGAGCACCTGATGCCGTTCCTGCAGGGCCGGATCGAGCTCAAGGACGTCGTCTACTACCTCTCGTTCGTCGCGCTCGGGCTCTGGCTCACCGACCGCGCCGTCGAGGGGCACCGCTGGGCCTGA
- a CDS encoding GldG family protein gives MKKPILSRVLGAVGLVLLATSAVTLFFGNTRFLVGKLVLAAACAAASFALGEAGGLRRFFTGRALHFGAVTAVSALALVVALGAANWIAYQRPKSWDLTKNRIFTLQEDTVRTLRALKTPVKALAVYRLDEEGYAQARALLERYAAVTPRFTFELVDPYKNPEKARAYGVLSSGPRILLLSGDQRAPASAADEQGVTNALVKVTRTAARKIYFLTGHGEPDLASQEPRGYGLLAKALTAEGYEVAPLSLPEQGRVPADAAVLVVAGARKALLPPELKLLDAYADQGGHLGLFLEPEADAGLDKLLARFGVQADDDVVVDPSPAAQLLGSPVSPIALPSGAHPISRELADTALVLPTARSLVALTQAGVTPTPLALTGSEAWGETDLKGVFERGQARRDEGEKGGPLPLAMAAEKPAAGEGQRPARLVAAGDSDFFTNQYLQLGGNRDFAMNALSWLAEQEDRITLRPRSREASLVLLTDAQATALKFLSVDVLPVGLLVLGLAVWMVRRSR, from the coding sequence ATGAAGAAGCCCATCCTCTCCCGCGTCCTCGGCGCCGTCGGCCTCGTCCTCCTGGCGACGAGCGCGGTCACCCTCTTCTTCGGCAACACGCGCTTCCTGGTCGGGAAGCTGGTGCTGGCGGCGGCCTGCGCCGCCGCCTCGTTCGCGCTCGGCGAGGCGGGCGGGCTGCGCCGGTTCTTCACCGGCCGCGCGCTCCACTTCGGGGCGGTGACGGCGGTCTCCGCGCTGGCGCTGGTGGTGGCGCTCGGCGCCGCCAACTGGATCGCCTACCAGCGCCCGAAGAGCTGGGACCTCACCAAGAACCGCATCTTCACGCTGCAGGAGGACACGGTCCGGACGCTCCGGGCGCTGAAGACGCCGGTGAAGGCCCTCGCGGTCTACCGCCTCGACGAGGAGGGCTACGCGCAGGCGCGCGCGCTCCTCGAGCGGTACGCCGCCGTCACGCCGCGCTTCACCTTCGAGCTGGTGGACCCCTACAAGAACCCGGAGAAGGCGCGCGCCTACGGCGTCCTCTCCTCCGGCCCGCGCATCCTGCTCCTCTCCGGCGACCAGCGCGCGCCCGCCTCGGCCGCCGACGAGCAGGGCGTCACGAACGCGCTGGTGAAGGTCACGCGCACCGCCGCCCGCAAGATCTACTTCCTCACCGGCCACGGCGAGCCCGACCTCGCCTCGCAGGAGCCGCGCGGCTACGGGCTCCTCGCGAAGGCGCTCACGGCGGAGGGGTACGAGGTGGCGCCGCTCTCGCTGCCGGAGCAGGGCCGGGTCCCGGCCGACGCGGCGGTGCTGGTGGTGGCGGGGGCGAGGAAGGCGCTCCTCCCGCCCGAGCTGAAGCTCCTCGACGCCTACGCCGACCAGGGCGGGCACCTCGGCCTCTTCCTCGAGCCGGAGGCGGACGCCGGCCTCGACAAGCTCCTGGCGCGCTTCGGCGTGCAGGCCGATGACGACGTGGTGGTGGACCCGTCGCCGGCGGCGCAGCTGCTCGGCTCGCCGGTCTCGCCCATCGCCCTCCCCTCCGGCGCGCACCCCATCTCGCGCGAGCTGGCCGACACCGCGCTCGTCCTCCCCACCGCGCGCTCGCTGGTGGCGCTCACGCAGGCCGGCGTCACGCCGACGCCGCTCGCGCTCACGGGCAGCGAGGCCTGGGGCGAGACGGACCTCAAGGGCGTCTTCGAGCGCGGCCAGGCGCGGCGCGACGAGGGCGAGAAGGGCGGCCCGCTGCCGCTCGCCATGGCGGCGGAGAAGCCGGCGGCCGGCGAGGGACAGCGCCCGGCGCGGCTGGTGGCCGCCGGCGACTCCGACTTCTTCACGAACCAGTACCTGCAGCTCGGCGGCAACAGGGACTTCGCCATGAACGCGCTCTCCTGGCTCGCCGAGCAGGAGGACCGCATCACGCTCCGGCCGCGGAGCCGCGAGGCGTCGCTGGTGCTGCTCACCGACGCCCAGGCGACCGCGCTCAAGTTCCTCTCGGTGGACGTGCTCCCGGTGGGGCTCCTGGTGCTGGGCCTGGCGGTGTGGATGGTGCGGCGGTCGCGGTAG
- a CDS encoding DUF4340 domain-containing protein encodes MTSRARSLLSAFALLAVAAGAVAFAWFGVARKDEAAAARKAAGQRLFAFEPAQVKALTLRAKGTTTALARAGDGWRLEGERPAPAQRRVVEGLLEAVAGLQKKAVLSPADGPALEQYGLAAPEAQLTLTLDGGRQVELALGGENAYDGTRFVRTGDGTVALVDGGVAWRLTRDRQAFEQPPPPPPSPDAGVDAGRPPP; translated from the coding sequence ATGACCTCGCGCGCCCGCTCGCTCCTCTCGGCCTTCGCGCTGCTCGCCGTCGCGGCGGGCGCGGTCGCCTTCGCCTGGTTCGGCGTCGCGCGGAAGGACGAGGCCGCGGCGGCGCGCAAGGCCGCCGGCCAGCGGCTCTTCGCGTTCGAGCCCGCCCAGGTGAAGGCGCTCACGCTCCGGGCGAAGGGCACCACCACGGCCCTCGCCCGCGCGGGCGACGGCTGGCGGCTCGAGGGCGAGCGGCCCGCGCCGGCGCAGCGGCGCGTGGTGGAGGGCCTCCTGGAGGCGGTCGCCGGGCTCCAGAAGAAGGCGGTGCTCTCTCCGGCGGACGGTCCGGCGCTGGAGCAGTACGGCCTCGCGGCGCCGGAGGCGCAGCTCACGCTGACGCTCGACGGCGGCCGCCAGGTCGAGCTGGCGCTCGGCGGCGAGAACGCCTACGACGGGACGCGCTTCGTGCGGACCGGCGACGGGACGGTGGCGCTGGTGGACGGCGGGGTGGCCTGGCGCCTCACCCGGGACCGCCAGGCCTTCGAGCAGCCGCCCCCTCCCCCGCCCTCCCCGGACGCCGGCGTTGACGCGGGGCGTCCACCCCCTTAA
- the rpoZ gene encoding DNA-directed RNA polymerase subunit omega: MARVTVEDCLPMVDNRFALVLLATKRTRQLMAGARPLLPASKNKPAVLALREIATSKVRFDRSVRDALSGKFDQEKVNIGAGQTRTLK, from the coding sequence ATGGCCCGCGTCACCGTAGAAGACTGCCTGCCGATGGTGGACAACCGCTTCGCGCTCGTCCTCCTGGCCACCAAGCGGACCCGCCAGCTCATGGCGGGCGCGCGGCCGCTCCTCCCCGCCTCCAAGAACAAGCCGGCCGTGCTGGCCCTGCGCGAGATCGCGACGAGCAAGGTCCGGTTCGACCGCTCGGTGCGCGACGCCCTCTCCGGCAAGTTCGACCAGGAGAAGGTGAACATCGGCGCCGGGCAGACCCGCACGCTGAAGTAG
- the groES gene encoding co-chaperone GroES, which produces MKIRPLQDRIIVKRVAEEEKTKGGIIIPDTAKEKPIEGQVIAVGNGKVLEDGKVRPLDIKAGDRVLFSKYAGTEIKIEGEEHLIMREEDILGVIEK; this is translated from the coding sequence ATGAAGATCCGTCCGCTCCAGGACCGCATCATCGTGAAGCGCGTCGCCGAGGAGGAGAAGACGAAGGGCGGCATCATCATCCCCGACACGGCCAAGGAGAAGCCGATCGAGGGTCAGGTGATCGCCGTCGGCAACGGCAAGGTCCTCGAGGACGGCAAGGTCCGCCCGCTCGACATCAAGGCCGGCGATCGCGTGCTGTTCTCCAAGTACGCCGGGACCGAGATCAAGATCGAGGGCGAGGAGCACCTCATCATGCGCGAGGAGGACATCCTCGGCGTGATCGAGAAGTAG
- the groL gene encoding chaperonin GroEL (60 kDa chaperone family; promotes refolding of misfolded polypeptides especially under stressful conditions; forms two stacked rings of heptamers to form a barrel-shaped 14mer; ends can be capped by GroES; misfolded proteins enter the barrel where they are refolded when GroES binds) codes for MAAKEILFDQRAREAILKGVNTLADAVKVTLGPKGRNVVIEKSFGSPTITKDGVTVAKEIELENKFENMGAQMVKEVASKTSDVAGDGTTTATVLAQAIYREGSKLVAAGHNPMDIKRGIDKAVEAVVAQLKKLSKPTKDHKEIAQVGIISANGDQTIGNIIAEAMEKVGKEGVITVEEAKGLETTLDVVEGMQFDRGYLSPYMVTDPERMEAVLDDAYILIHEKKISNMKDLLPLLEQIARGGKPLLIVAEEVEGEALATLVVNKLRGTLHVCAVKAPGFGDRRKAMLEDIAILTGGKMIAEELGLKLEQVTLKELGRAKRITVDKDNTTIVDGAGKKADIEARVKTIRAQIEETTSDYDKEKLQERLAKLVGGVAVINVGAATETEMKEKKARVEDALHATRAAVEEGIVPGGGVAYLRCLKSLAEVKVTEGEKSGLELVRRALEEPIRQISENGGLEGSIVVNKVKESKEAAYGFNAASGEYEDLVKAGVIDPTKVSRTALQNAASVASLMLTTMAMIAEKPKEESAGGPAGMPGGMGGMGGMGM; via the coding sequence ATGGCTGCCAAGGAAATCCTGTTCGACCAGCGCGCGCGCGAGGCGATCCTCAAGGGGGTCAACACGCTCGCCGACGCCGTGAAGGTCACGCTCGGCCCGAAGGGCCGCAACGTCGTCATCGAGAAGAGCTTCGGCTCGCCCACGATCACCAAGGACGGCGTCACCGTCGCGAAGGAGATCGAGCTCGAGAACAAGTTCGAGAACATGGGCGCGCAGATGGTGAAGGAGGTCGCCTCCAAGACCTCCGACGTCGCCGGCGACGGCACCACCACCGCCACCGTGCTGGCGCAGGCCATCTACCGCGAGGGCTCGAAGCTGGTCGCGGCCGGCCACAACCCGATGGACATCAAGCGCGGCATCGACAAGGCGGTCGAGGCCGTGGTGGCGCAGCTCAAGAAGCTGTCGAAGCCCACCAAGGACCACAAGGAGATCGCCCAGGTCGGCATCATCTCCGCCAACGGCGACCAGACCATCGGCAACATCATCGCCGAGGCCATGGAGAAGGTCGGCAAGGAGGGCGTCATCACCGTCGAGGAGGCGAAGGGCCTCGAGACGACGCTCGACGTGGTCGAGGGCATGCAGTTCGACCGCGGCTACCTGTCGCCCTACATGGTGACGGACCCGGAGCGGATGGAGGCGGTCCTCGACGACGCGTACATCCTCATCCACGAGAAGAAGATCTCGAACATGAAGGACCTGCTCCCGCTGCTGGAGCAGATCGCCCGCGGCGGCAAGCCGCTCCTCATCGTGGCCGAGGAGGTCGAGGGTGAGGCGCTGGCGACGCTCGTCGTCAACAAGCTGCGCGGCACCCTGCACGTCTGCGCGGTCAAGGCGCCCGGCTTCGGCGACCGCCGCAAGGCCATGCTGGAGGACATCGCGATCCTCACCGGCGGCAAGATGATCGCCGAGGAGCTCGGCCTCAAGCTCGAGCAGGTGACGCTGAAGGAGCTCGGCCGCGCGAAGCGCATCACGGTGGACAAGGACAACACCACCATCGTCGACGGCGCGGGCAAGAAGGCCGACATCGAGGCGCGGGTGAAGACGATCCGGGCCCAGATCGAGGAGACCACCAGCGACTACGACAAGGAGAAGCTGCAGGAACGGCTCGCCAAGCTCGTGGGCGGCGTGGCGGTCATCAACGTCGGCGCCGCGACCGAGACCGAGATGAAGGAGAAGAAGGCCCGCGTCGAGGACGCGCTGCACGCGACCCGCGCCGCGGTCGAGGAGGGCATCGTCCCCGGCGGCGGCGTGGCGTATCTGCGCTGCCTCAAGTCGCTCGCCGAGGTGAAGGTGACCGAGGGCGAGAAGTCCGGCCTGGAGCTCGTGCGCCGGGCGCTCGAGGAGCCCATCCGCCAGATCAGCGAGAACGGCGGGCTCGAGGGCTCGATCGTGGTGAACAAGGTGAAGGAGTCGAAGGAGGCCGCGTACGGCTTCAACGCCGCCAGCGGCGAGTACGAGGACCTGGTGAAGGCCGGCGTCATCGACCCGACCAAGGTCTCCCGCACCGCGCTGCAGAACGCCGCCTCGGTCGCCTCGCTCATGCTGACCACCATGGCGATGATCGCCGAGAAGCCGAAGGAGGAGTCGGCCGGTGGCCCCGCCGGCATGCCGGGCGGGATGGGCGGCATGGGCGGGATGGGGATGTAA
- a CDS encoding short chain dehydrogenase yields the protein MKVVVIGATGTIGKAVAEALAPRHEVVRVARHGAVQADLEDPASLARLFETVRDVDAVVCCAGSAAFKPLAQLADADFELGLRSKLMGQVHLVQAAAPRLRDRGSITLTGGVLAHEPMPGGAAISLVNAALEGFVAGAALELPRGLRVNVVSPPWITETLKALKMDPSIGIPAAACAKAYLAAVEGKHQGETLEARKFA from the coding sequence ATGAAGGTCGTCGTCATCGGGGCCACCGGCACCATCGGCAAGGCCGTCGCCGAGGCGCTGGCGCCCCGGCACGAGGTGGTGAGGGTCGCGCGCCACGGCGCCGTCCAGGCGGACCTGGAGGACCCGGCGTCGCTGGCGCGGCTGTTCGAGACGGTGCGGGACGTCGATGCGGTCGTGTGCTGCGCCGGGAGCGCCGCCTTCAAGCCGCTGGCGCAGCTCGCCGACGCGGACTTCGAGCTCGGCCTGCGGAGCAAGCTCATGGGGCAGGTCCACCTCGTCCAGGCGGCCGCGCCGCGCCTGCGCGACCGCGGCTCCATCACGCTCACCGGCGGCGTGCTGGCGCACGAGCCGATGCCGGGCGGCGCCGCCATCTCGCTCGTGAACGCGGCGCTGGAGGGGTTCGTCGCCGGCGCCGCCCTCGAGCTGCCGCGCGGCCTGCGCGTGAACGTGGTCAGCCCGCCCTGGATCACCGAGACCCTGAAGGCGCTGAAGATGGACCCCTCGATCGGCATCCCGGCGGCGGCCTGCGCGAAGGCCTACCTCGCCGCGGTCGAGGGGAAGCACCAGGGCGAGACGCTCGAGGCGCGGAAGTTCGCCTGA
- a CDS encoding aldo/keto reductase, whose translation MLTRTIPSTGEPLPAVGLGTWQTFDVGPDAAARAPLREVLRRFFEAGARLVDSSPMYGRSEEVVGDLLRGTPWQPRALVATKVWSTGREAGEAQLAASERRMGGRLDLVQIHNLLDWQAHLPTLRAWKEAGRIRYLGVTHYALSAFDELERLVRREKLDFVQLPYSVGVRQAEARLLPAAKDSGTAVIVMRPFEGGSLFAEARRRPLPPFARELGAASWAQLFLKWILAHPAVTVAIPATANPEHLSDDLGAARGPLPDEALRRELVAYLGA comes from the coding sequence ATGCTCACCCGCACCATCCCCTCCACCGGCGAGCCGCTCCCCGCGGTCGGCCTCGGCACCTGGCAGACGTTCGACGTCGGACCCGACGCGGCCGCCCGCGCGCCGCTGCGCGAGGTGCTCCGGCGCTTCTTCGAGGCGGGCGCGCGCCTCGTGGACAGCTCGCCCATGTACGGCCGGTCGGAGGAGGTGGTGGGCGATCTCCTGCGCGGCACGCCGTGGCAGCCGCGGGCCCTCGTCGCGACCAAGGTGTGGTCCACCGGCCGCGAGGCGGGGGAGGCGCAGCTCGCCGCGTCGGAGCGGCGCATGGGCGGCCGGCTCGACCTGGTCCAGATCCACAACCTGCTCGACTGGCAGGCGCACCTCCCCACGCTGCGGGCCTGGAAGGAGGCGGGCCGCATCCGCTACCTCGGCGTGACCCACTACGCCCTGTCCGCCTTCGACGAGCTCGAGCGCCTGGTGCGGCGCGAGAAGCTCGACTTCGTGCAGCTCCCGTACTCGGTCGGCGTGCGCCAGGCCGAGGCGCGGCTCCTCCCGGCGGCGAAGGACAGCGGCACGGCCGTGATCGTCATGCGCCCGTTCGAGGGCGGCTCGCTCTTCGCCGAGGCGCGCCGCCGCCCGCTGCCGCCCTTCGCCCGCGAGCTCGGCGCGGCGAGCTGGGCGCAGCTCTTCCTGAAGTGGATCCTCGCGCACCCGGCGGTCACGGTCGCCATCCCCGCCACCGCCAACCCCGAGCACCTCTCCGACGACCTCGGCGCCGCGCGCGGCCCGCTGCCGGACGAGGCGCTCCGCCGCGAGCTGGTGGCCTACCTGGGGGCCTGA
- a CDS encoding sensor histidine kinase yields MTHAGDRSCLFVARLSLLSKLGSLAGALEYEEALTAVGRLAIPELADWCIFDVIEDGEARRMHVAHRDPGRAPLAEALRRYPLDHAGRRRLPASRAARSGRPVLVADCTEETLRSEADGEYLELILQLGVCSLLVIPVTLSRSVATMTFVMTSESGRRYGEEDVALAGELVRRAGQIVESARVHQKLRETEERFRVALAHSNITLFEQDAGGRYRWVYNPPLGYRASEIVGKTTEELVGPEQAAPLNALDRAVLETGGRAQEEVRISARRGGVHHLLVSQEPLRDRSGAIVGLTGAATDITDQKRAQEQLAQALAFREQMMGILGHDLRSPLGAVRALSSLLLRRDELPESARDPVAEIGRAAQRMLEMIGTLLDFTNSRFTGTLPIAPVATDLHEVCREVIAELRASAPDHAIELSLERDGRGTWDPARLAQVVSNLVSNALQHGASHAPVRVSVRGDEATVVLAVANAGPAIAPELMPVLFEPFCRGSALRDATHARGLGLGLYIVSQVVKAHGGSIAVDSTAERGTSFTVTLPRASGRRPEDHRASWQPAVGA; encoded by the coding sequence ATGACGCACGCTGGCGACCGCAGTTGCCTGTTCGTCGCCCGGCTGTCGCTCCTCTCGAAGCTGGGATCTCTCGCCGGCGCCCTGGAGTACGAGGAGGCGCTCACGGCGGTGGGCCGCCTGGCCATCCCGGAGCTGGCGGACTGGTGCATCTTCGACGTGATCGAGGACGGTGAAGCCCGCCGGATGCACGTCGCTCACCGGGATCCCGGGCGGGCCCCCCTGGCCGAGGCCCTGCGCCGGTACCCCTTGGACCACGCCGGACGCCGCCGCCTGCCGGCGTCGAGGGCGGCCCGGTCCGGGCGGCCGGTGCTGGTCGCCGACTGCACCGAGGAGACGCTCCGGAGCGAGGCCGACGGCGAGTACCTCGAGCTCATCCTCCAGCTCGGCGTCTGCTCGCTGCTCGTCATCCCGGTCACGCTCTCGAGGTCGGTCGCCACCATGACCTTCGTGATGACGTCCGAATCGGGGCGGAGGTACGGCGAGGAGGACGTCGCGCTGGCCGGCGAGCTCGTGCGGCGGGCGGGCCAGATCGTGGAGAGCGCGCGGGTGCACCAGAAGCTCCGGGAGACGGAGGAGCGGTTCCGCGTGGCCCTGGCCCACTCCAACATCACCCTCTTCGAGCAGGACGCGGGGGGCCGCTACCGGTGGGTCTACAACCCGCCGCTCGGCTACCGAGCGAGCGAGATCGTCGGCAAGACGACCGAGGAGCTGGTCGGGCCCGAGCAGGCGGCCCCGCTGAACGCGCTCGACCGCGCCGTGCTCGAGACCGGCGGCCGGGCCCAGGAGGAGGTCCGGATCTCGGCCCGACGGGGCGGCGTCCACCACCTGCTCGTCTCGCAGGAGCCGCTGCGCGACCGCTCTGGCGCCATCGTCGGCCTCACCGGCGCCGCGACGGACATCACCGACCAGAAGCGTGCGCAGGAGCAGCTCGCCCAGGCGCTCGCCTTCCGCGAGCAGATGATGGGGATCCTGGGCCACGACCTCCGCAGCCCGCTCGGCGCGGTCCGGGCGCTCTCCTCGCTCCTGCTGCGGCGCGACGAGCTGCCGGAGAGCGCCCGGGACCCGGTCGCGGAGATCGGCCGCGCGGCGCAGCGCATGCTGGAGATGATCGGGACCCTCCTCGACTTCACGAACAGCCGCTTCACCGGGACCCTGCCGATCGCCCCCGTCGCGACGGATCTCCACGAGGTGTGCCGCGAGGTGATCGCCGAGCTGCGGGCCTCGGCGCCGGATCACGCCATCGAGCTGTCGCTGGAGCGCGACGGACGCGGCACCTGGGATCCTGCCCGCCTGGCGCAGGTCGTCTCGAACCTCGTCTCGAACGCGCTCCAGCACGGCGCGAGCCACGCGCCCGTGCGCGTGTCCGTCCGCGGCGACGAGGCCACCGTCGTGCTCGCGGTCGCGAACGCGGGGCCGGCCATCGCGCCGGAGCTGATGCCGGTGCTGTTCGAGCCGTTCTGCCGGGGGTCCGCCCTCCGCGACGCCACCCACGCGCGCGGTCTCGGGCTCGGCCTGTACATCGTGAGCCAGGTGGTGAAGGCCCACGGCGGCAGCATCGCCGTCGACTCGACCGCGGAGCGCGGGACCTCCTTCACCGTCACCTTGCCGCGCGCCTCCGGGCGCCGGCCGGAGGATCACCGGGCGAGCTGGCAGCCCGCCGTGGGCGCCTGA
- a CDS encoding sensor histidine kinase, protein MVVTTLVQPDVPARPGIAVRAVRALQHPRPEDVFPLAYHAVAAVILAAARYPGWRIAVLAIPAVLPRAHFYLFSAAPGSPRYDPKRCVNTGPAAVAWWVVLSQSSLLVTTALAVAVTGGVRSPLLVTVFAAYAAAACLVGDRLQTRLLLGATALAVAAMAMLPSAWAGPELPASAHALLVAVAVLGAGALIKPADAMNCKRRGELARAREEMAADALTRAQSLEQIGTKVAHELKNPLTGVKALVQLGLRNPAEAASRDRLEIVDREVTRMQEILQNYLSFTRPLQEVTPRRVELGRLVSDTLEVLSARADGARVRLYTQGEAAIDADPRRLKEALLNLVANAIEATPPGGEVDVEVRPAGGDAEIVIRDTGRGMTAETLRRIGTPFFTTRDDGTGLGVVLARSVIAQHGGSLRYESELGQGTRVRVALPRVAKGGRDGPCARRR, encoded by the coding sequence ATGGTCGTCACGACCCTCGTTCAGCCGGACGTCCCCGCACGGCCGGGGATCGCGGTGCGCGCCGTCCGCGCGCTCCAGCACCCACGTCCGGAGGACGTTTTCCCGCTCGCGTATCACGCCGTGGCGGCGGTGATCCTGGCGGCGGCCCGCTACCCGGGATGGCGGATCGCCGTCCTCGCGATCCCCGCCGTGCTCCCGCGCGCGCACTTCTATCTCTTCAGCGCCGCCCCGGGGTCGCCGAGGTATGACCCGAAGCGCTGCGTGAACACCGGCCCTGCCGCGGTCGCGTGGTGGGTCGTCCTCTCGCAGTCGAGCCTGCTCGTCACGACCGCGCTCGCGGTCGCCGTGACCGGTGGCGTGCGAAGCCCGCTGCTCGTCACGGTCTTCGCGGCGTACGCCGCCGCCGCCTGCCTGGTGGGCGATCGACTCCAGACACGGTTGCTGCTCGGGGCGACGGCGCTCGCGGTCGCCGCGATGGCCATGCTGCCAAGCGCCTGGGCCGGGCCCGAGCTGCCGGCCTCGGCGCACGCCCTGCTCGTCGCGGTCGCGGTCCTCGGCGCGGGGGCGCTCATCAAGCCGGCCGACGCCATGAACTGCAAGCGGCGCGGCGAGCTGGCCCGCGCCCGCGAGGAGATGGCGGCGGACGCGCTCACCCGCGCCCAGAGCCTCGAGCAGATCGGCACGAAGGTGGCGCACGAGCTCAAGAACCCGCTCACGGGGGTGAAGGCGCTCGTCCAGCTCGGCCTGCGGAACCCCGCCGAGGCCGCGTCGCGCGACCGGCTCGAGATCGTCGACCGGGAGGTCACGCGGATGCAGGAGATCCTGCAGAACTACCTGTCCTTCACCCGCCCGCTCCAGGAGGTGACGCCGAGGCGCGTCGAGCTCGGGAGGCTGGTCTCGGACACCCTGGAGGTGCTCTCGGCCAGGGCCGACGGCGCTCGCGTCCGCCTGTACACCCAGGGCGAAGCCGCCATCGACGCCGATCCGCGCCGCCTCAAGGAGGCGCTCCTCAACCTGGTCGCGAACGCGATCGAGGCCACCCCTCCCGGCGGAGAGGTGGACGTCGAGGTGCGGCCGGCGGGCGGCGACGCCGAGATCGTGATCCGCGACACCGGGCGGGGCATGACGGCCGAGACGCTCCGGCGCATCGGCACGCCCTTCTTCACGACCCGTGACGACGGCACCGGCCTCGGCGTGGTCCTGGCGCGCTCGGTCATCGCGCAGCACGGCGGGTCGCTGCGGTACGAGAGCGAGCTCGGCCAGGGGACCCGGGTCCGGGTCGCGCTGCCGCGCGTGGCGAAGGGAGGCCGCGATGGCCCGTGTGCTCGTCGTCGATGA